catctcGCGCGCCAGCACGTCCCTGAACTCCCCGAAGGCGTGCATCTTGCCGCGCATGAGCTGGTTCCCGCGGCGCACGAGCTCCACGAACTCGCGCGTGTAAATGTCCGGGTTGCGGCCGTTCTCGACGTACTCGAGGAGTTCGGGCGGGACGGACGGCAGCGACGCGTTGCTCGACGTCGTTGCGTGGAGGGCTTGTAGGCTTGCCGAGAGGGTTTTCCTGCACGCTGTCAGACTGAGCGTTTTCTttgaggggggaggggacgAGGGCAGCCAGGGCATGTCACATTTCGTTGGAGAGGACGTCGCGGCTGGGGCGGCCGGTGGTGTCGTAGGTCGAGACTTGGACCATGATTTGGTACAGGTCTTGGATTACGTCCTTGAGCTGCTCTGCTCGAGGTTAGAGGGGGGGCCG
The DNA window shown above is from Metarhizium brunneum chromosome 1, complete sequence and carries:
- the NUT2 gene encoding Mediator of RNA polymerase II transcription subunit 10, translating into MAPVDRLDQDVLEQQLKDVIQDLYQIMVQVSTYDTTGRPSRDVLSNEMKTLSASLQALHATTSSNASLPSVPPELLEYVENGRNPDIYTREFVELVRRGNQLMRGKMHAFGEFRDVLAREMATALPELRPDVERVVRETGGRPLPEVNGAGAAAAAASSSTGAPGNGTR